DNA from bacterium:
CTTCAAGGGTCATCCTGCCGAGAAGGTCATCAATCCTTTGTTCAAGCGGCACGCTGGAATCCTTATAGGGGAAATCCGCTGCCTTCAAAGTTGAAAAATTTCCTGTTGCTACTGTTAATCCTGCAATAACTAAAAGGATTAATTTTGCCCTAAAATGCTTTATTTGATTCATGCCCTAACTCCTTTTTTTTGCTGCATTACCAGTAACTTCATCTGACGCTTCAATACTCATAACGTCATCAGAAGCAACAGATTTTAGCTCCGCTGCTACAAACGTGCATTTTGGAAACGCACACATTGAAATCCCAAATACCAAAAATAAATTGAATACCATCTTTGCTTTATTCATTGCGGTCTCCTAATATTAAAAACTCTGTCTGGAAATCCTCTATCTTTTTTTGCCTGACGATTTTCTTGTAATTAATTCCGCTTCCAACCCAAATTCTTTTACGGCTTGTCGGGGATTTTTTATAACGTCCACTAAAAGCTCCACCGCCTTTGCTCCAACATCCTCTAAGGGGACTCTCAATGTAGTTAAAGGTGGTTCTGCTCGCTCGCTTAATGCAATATCATCAAAACCTGCTATGGCAATATCGTCTGGAACCCGAAGACCTTTTTCTCTGATTGCTCTCATAGCTCCGATAGCCATCAAATCGCTCGAACAAAAAACTGCCGTCGGATTGGTTCCGGCTGAAAGAATTTTTTTCATTTCGTTGTATGCCGTTGTTTCACTAAATTTTCCGTTTCCGACATATTGCTCGTTATATTCGAGTTTTAAGTTTTTAAGACTTTTCTTAAACGCATCAAATCTTTCTCTGCCGTCGTTTGATGCAAGATTTCCGTTTATTATCCCGATTTTTTTGTGTCCCAGTTGATACAAGTGATTTATGACTTTATAAACAGATTTAAAATTATCAACACTTACAGTATTAACTATTCCTGAGTTTAAGAATTTATTGATATAGACAAATGGTATTTCCTCATTTTTTAAGCCCGTCACTTCCTTTGATATTTTTTTGTGATACACAACATTGTATATCAACATTCCATCAACAAGCCATTTACCCTTAATGTCGGTGAAGGCAACTATTTCGTCCGACCAATAATCGTTTGGAAATAACATTAGAGCGTATCTCATTTTTCTGCACGCATCTGTAACACCCCTTATGACCGGAAGCACATGAGGATCCAATGTAGGTGTTATCAAAGCAAAAACTTTAGTGCTCTTGCCGCTAAGTCCCTGTGCTATATGGCTAGGGCAATAGTTCATTTTTTTTGCTGCTTTTAATACCTTTCTTTTTGTTTCATCTTTTAAGTTTGGGAAGTCATTCAATGCGCGAGAAACAGTGGAGGTGTTAATATCCAATTTTGCTGCTATGTCTTTTATTGTAGTTTTGGATTTCATCGTCTCTCTAATGCAAACGTTTGCATAATATTATTCATTATTACAAAACCCGCTTTTTATGTCAACCTTTTTTAGTGTTTTTTTGTGAATTTGCTTTAGAATTTAAAAATAGCGTGTTTGCATAGCGTAGCTAAATGCCAATAGGGGATTATTCATTACCAAAAGCAGTGATTTTCTGCTTTAATGCCCTGCAAATGGCAGAAGGCTCGACGGTCTTGGTTACGACTGAACAAACCGCAACGGCTGTTGCTCCGGCTTCTAAAACGTCTTCAACCCAATGACATTGGAAAGGAATTAGCGCTCTGTAAAGACTACCCCACCCAATCCCACCTCGGAGGTGGGATTGGGTCATTTGCATGCTTGTGAAGCCCCGATATTGCCGGGGCGGGCGGGCAGGTATCCATTTCAATATATTTCTAATTTTATTGTAGTTGCCGAGTTTACTCGGCTGTATTTGAAGGGCAAAGTGAACTTTGCCGTTATAAGGTTAGTTATTTATTGAATAATGATAGATAAACTTCTTCTACTCTTTCTACCATTTGGGAAGCAGTAAATTCCTGAAGAACTCTCTTTTTGCCTTCCTTTCTAAATGTTTCTCTTTTAGTTTCATCTCGAAGAAGCTGAATAATCGCCACTGCTAAAGCAGATGGGTCTTTAGGGGGAACAAGTAATCCTGTCTTACCATTTTCTATTACTTCCGGTATCCCGCCCACAGTCGTCGCTACTACAGGAACTTCCATATACATAGCATCCATCAAAGATGTACACAATCCTTCAAGATGCGAGGGAAGAACAAAGAGGTCTAATACAGAGAGAATTTCAGGGATATCTTCTCTAAACCCGGTTAAAAAAACCTTGTCTCTGATTCCCAATATTCTAGATTTTGTCCTTAAAAAATCTTTCAATTCCCCTCCGCCTACAAACAAAAAGAAACTATGAGGAAATTCTTTTAAAACTTGAGGAATGGCATCCAATAGATAAGTATGACCTTTATGGTCGGTAAGGTGAGCTATTGTCCCTATTATCAGCTTTTTATCGGGAATATTAAATTCTCTTAACAGATAATCCGCCGGTTTTACATTATCAAACTTTTTGGTGTCGATACCGCTTGGTATAAGAACAATTTTATCTTCCTCAACTCCCCCTTCTATTAGTATATTTTTTACTGCTTGTGAAATAGCGATAACTTTACCAGTAAGTTTATTATATTTAAATCTGTCTCTAACGGGGAAATCCACTCTTCTGGTAACAACGGTGGGTATGCCCTTAATCCAACCGGCTATTCCTCCTATAAGATGAGAATGAGAAGTATGAAGATGCAGAATGTCGGGTTTTGAAGAATTTATACATTTGCAGACTTTGAAGACATTTGCAATATCTAATATTCTTTGGGGCTGTAATGTAAAAATAGAATCTGCGATAGGTTTGGCTTTTTTACTTAAGAGGCTCTCAAACGGAGTTACCAGAAAATTTTCATGCCCCCGTTCCTTCAATCCCTCCATAAGCAGAAGAACCTGTAACTCTCCACCTCTAAAACCTTTTTCTGTGTCTATGTGGAGAATTTTCATTTAGAATGATTATAGATAAATAGTGAACTCTAAATCAAGCACTGAACCAGAGCAAGCTCGGTTCAGTGCATAAACTTGACAAAATTATTGGTATGACATATAGTAATACTGCAAGGTGGACTATGAGCACAACAAAAGTCGCGATTACCCTTAACCAGAAAACTCTTAAACGTTTAGATAAACTGGTTGGGGATAAGCATATTTTCCCAAATCGCAGTCGTGCGATTCAAGAGGCCGTACAGGAGAAATTAGAACGCATAGAACACAGCCGTTTGGCAAAAGAATGCGCCAAACTCAACCCAACTTTTGAGAAAAAGATGGCTGAAGAAGGTATATCTGGGGAGTTGAGTGAATGGCCCAAATATTGAGAGGCGAGATTCGTTGGGCTGATTTAAATCCCACGCGAGGTCGTGAGCAAGCAGGTTTTAGACCCGTTTTAATAGTAAGTCACGACATTTTTAATGAGCGTTCAGGTACAATTATAGCAATAGCTATTACGAGTCAACCTCAACGCGCAGGATTTCCACTAACCTTAGAACTAAAATCAGGAAATCTGCCTAAACGTTCTTGGATAAAAATCAGTCAAATTCGAACACTCTCTGTAGAAAGAATCGGCAAAAAAATTGACAAGGTATCTCCAGAAGAATTAGCTCAAGTTATTGAAGGTTTGAATGAAATAATAGGAACCTAAAAAAGTGAAATTTGCAGGATTACTCATACTAAGCGCCCTAAAACCCGGGTATGTTTTTTGGGTTAAGAAGTGAAAGGGTATTAAGTTGACCGATTTAACACACAGAAAGCCACTATCAGATATTTATGGCAATGAAGTTCCAAACCTCATAAATAAATTACTGAGGTTTCTTGGACGAAAAGAAGTTGAAAATTGTCTTCATAAGTATCAGACATCTTTGCAATGTTCTGGTCCTATTTTCCGAAAATTTTATCTGAAGAATAGACATCCTTAGTGGCAAGTACTTACGGAATACTTTGAACTCGAAAAGAAAGGGAAATCTATACGTAAAAATTTAACAGATGAAATTAAAAGCCTAGCTGGTGATGCAAGGAGGATTACTACTCTTCAAAGGTTTATGCCGGAGTTAGTAAAGCATAAGTATCAAAAAGATTTTATTGGCAACCAAGCACGTAGTTATTTATTTGAAATTCAGATTGCATGGCATTTTTTTCGAAAAGGTTATAAAATTCAATGGCATGAAAATAATTCTCTTCCCCATTCGGAATTCCTCGTCAAATCTCCAGATTTTGAATTCAATGTTGAATGCAAAAGAATAAGCGTAGACGCTTCAAGAAGAATACGAAGAAGAGATTTTTATAGACTTGCGGATAAAATTATTCCCCAGATCCAAAGACAAAATTATTCTGGATCTATTGATATAATTTTAAAGGAAAAACTTCATGGAAATGATAAATTCCTTGATGAATTATCAAGTCAAGTGATTAGTAAAATAAATACTGGTAAATTAAAGGGCAATTATAAAATCTCTCTTGGCTCGTTGGACATAGATTTGGAATCTACCGAAGGTGTTG
Protein-coding regions in this window:
- a CDS encoding LacI family DNA-binding transcriptional regulator, coding for MKSKTTIKDIAAKLDINTSTVSRALNDFPNLKDETKRKVLKAAKKMNYCPSHIAQGLSGKSTKVFALITPTLDPHVLPVIRGVTDACRKMRYALMLFPNDYWSDEIVAFTDIKGKWLVDGMLIYNVVYHKKISKEVTGLKNEEIPFVYINKFLNSGIVNTVSVDNFKSVYKVINHLYQLGHKKIGIINGNLASNDGRERFDAFKKSLKNLKLEYNEQYVGNGKFSETTAYNEMKKILSAGTNPTAVFCSSDLMAIGAMRAIREKGLRVPDDIAIAGFDDIALSERAEPPLTTLRVPLEDVGAKAVELLVDVIKNPRQAVKEFGLEAELITRKSSGKKR
- a CDS encoding glycosyltransferase family 4 protein gives rise to the protein MKILHIDTEKGFRGGELQVLLLMEGLKERGHENFLVTPFESLLSKKAKPIADSIFTLQPQRILDIANVFKVCKCINSSKPDILHLHTSHSHLIGGIAGWIKGIPTVVTRRVDFPVRDRFKYNKLTGKVIAISQAVKNILIEGGVEEDKIVLIPSGIDTKKFDNVKPADYLLREFNIPDKKLIIGTIAHLTDHKGHTYLLDAIPQVLKEFPHSFFLFVGGGELKDFLRTKSRILGIRDKVFLTGFREDIPEILSVLDLFVLPSHLEGLCTSLMDAMYMEVPVVATTVGGIPEVIENGKTGLLVPPKDPSALAVAIIQLLRDETKRETFRKEGKKRVLQEFTASQMVERVEEVYLSLFNK
- a CDS encoding CopG family transcriptional regulator produces the protein MSTTKVAITLNQKTLKRLDKLVGDKHIFPNRSRAIQEAVQEKLERIEHSRLAKECAKLNPTFEKKMAEEGISGELSEWPKY
- a CDS encoding type II toxin-antitoxin system PemK/MazF family toxin, whose amino-acid sequence is MAQILRGEIRWADLNPTRGREQAGFRPVLIVSHDIFNERSGTIIAIAITSQPQRAGFPLTLELKSGNLPKRSWIKISQIRTLSVERIGKKIDKVSPEELAQVIEGLNEIIGT